DNA sequence from the Myxococcus guangdongensis genome:
GATGATGTCCTCATCCGCGCCGGGCACGGACTTCACTGGCGTGACCTCATACACGCTGCCGTTGGTGGCGACGCAGACCTTGTAGATGCCCTGCATCGTCTGCCCCCGGTGGCTCTGCTTGAAGACCTCCGACAGGCGGGGCGCCGTCTGGCGCACCACGTCCCGCTGGATGACGAAGGGCGGGACGTTCTTGGGCTTCACCGGCTCGGCCGGCCCCGTGCCTCCCACGGTGCCGCCGACGACGCCGCCCACCACCCCGCCCACCACGCCTCCGGCGACGCCGCCCTCCACCCCACCCTCCACGCCGCCTTCCTCCGGCGCCGAGGGCTCCGGCTCCGGCTCGGGTTCCGGCTCGAGGGGCTTCTGCTCGACAACTGGTTTGACCTCA
Encoded proteins:
- a CDS encoding PaxA; the encoded protein is MFAQQTDPHSSRILGFAAFSVAVHVGVVAALVLFVKPMVLETEEPIDVVLNLVKAPPPPPPPPPPPAARKTTPRTEVKKPKTELRQPVEVKPVVEQKPLEPEPEPEPEPSAPEEGGVEGGVEGGVAGGVVGGVVGGVVGGTVGGTGPAEPVKPKNVPPFVIQRDVVRQTAPRLSEVFKQSHRGQTMQGIYKVCVATNGSVYEVTPVKSVPGADEDIIQGLKVGWEYKPQKVPVCFLYNIPITIQ